The Mercenaria mercenaria strain notata chromosome 6, MADL_Memer_1, whole genome shotgun sequence genome contains the following window.
ccctagggggataatttgaataaacttggtagagaaccactagatgatgctacattacaaatgccaaagccctaggctttgtggtttggacaagaagattttcaaagtttttccctatataagtctatgtaaaccatgtgacctcaggggcggggccatatttgaccctagggggataatttgaacaatcttagtagaagaccactagacgatgtcacatacaaaatatcaaagccctaggccctgtggttttgaacaagaggtttttcaaagtttttttcctatataagtctaccgtatataaaccatgtgacccccggggcagggccatattagaccccagggaaataatttgaatcatcttggtagactactagatgatgcttcataccaaatatcaaagccctaggctctgtggttttggacaagaagattttcaaagttttttccctatataaatctatgtaaattatagaaataaacaaagggccataactcactcaaaaattgttgaaccagtctgattttcaggggacacaactagggtaccaaaacatcattctgacaaagtttggtcaaaatccccctggtagtttctgaggagatgtgataacgagaaattgttaacggacggaaggacggaccacggacgcagagtgatttgaatagcccaccatctgatgatggtgggctaataaaaccCGAGATACccccatggcagggcctcttttcaccccagggttacaatttgaactattttggtagaggaccacaaggcaacgctacataccaaatatcaaaagcctaggccttgcagtttcagacaaaaagatttttaaagttttttcctatacaagtatatataaaattgggaccccccgggcagggcctcttttcaccccagggttataatttgaacaattttggtagaggaccacaagacaatgctacttaccaaatatcaaaggcctaggtcttgtggtttttaaacaagaatatttttaaagttttttcctatacaagtctatgtaaaacttgagatccccacgaggcagggcctcttttcatcccagggttatAGTTATATAATGTTAACAGACGGACAACGCATGTCgcacatcgagcggtcacaaaaactcaccatgagcctttggctcaggtgagctaaaaaaccgtGTTTTACGTTATCAAGACACtgagaggttatacgtccgcagaataatttcacgagggcgacGTATAACCAATTTTGagtaatttaggtaaaacacgattttctGTTCCAAGTGGAGGATGCATCTTTCTCCAAAAGCAACCTATAAATACTACCCTTGAATCAGGAAAGGGCGTCATTGTACAATAGACAGGAACATTTACTTTGCAGGTTATTCTCTTTGGCAATCCAGCCTTCAAGTAGCGACCCAAACTCAAGGCAGCTCCATTCAATTCCAGGAAAATAAACACTAAGACCATAGTACCTTTGTTAGCTTTTTTACTCTATATACAAAGTTTACTTCCAcaatataaaaatcaaaacaatcgTACAAGCCCACTAAAATAACGAGGAATGAACCTTTTCCTCCTGTAAAATCCCTTGCAAATGTAAGTTTTAATGGGAATTTTCTCTCTGTACTATGCGAATATTATAATTTTTTCCCCTCTTGAGAACTTCTGGAGTTCATTGCAAACAGTTCTCTAAGCTGGGAATCAGAATTATaatcccaaaataaacaaaattcttaaaaatagCCATGATTTGTTTCATTCTGAACATCATTGTGTATATAACTCCATTATCAGTTTCAGCAATGTACAGTTACTAAGTCATTTCATAGCAAAATCACTTTTCCTGTGGTTAAGTTTATTGCTGCTTTTGATGGTGAAAGTTGGATGAAATACTATCAATTAAGACAAGAAACCATGTCCTGTTGAAAGCTATAAGAAAATAACATTACAAGTTTGCTTTGAGCTAAAACAGCATGTCCGTGAAAGTGTAGAAAATTATCCTAACCAAACGTTACGAGTCTAAATATAACATTCTGCTGCCTTCTTACTGAAGTGGTACATTTACAATccctctctctcacacacacttCTCTTACATAACATCGCAAGAACACAAACCTCTTCAATGTAAAGACCAAAATGAGAAATAAAGTCGTACAAATAATGACGATGGAAATGAAAGTTTGAAATGTAAATGcttttgatctgtaaatttatctAAGTTTAAGATACAACTAACTCTTAAACTGATATCCATAGTTACTTCTTTAGTTTTTTTCCAAATGATTTTAAAGCTGGTGTCCCTTAAACATTTCacctttgtttttaaaacttgggTCTTTTTCTTTCACCTTGTGTgcattaaaaatagaaaacagccGTCTTCACCGACAATGTCTATCTTGTGTCATACTTCTTGTTCAATTACACACTAGAAACAGTAACTACAACTTGGACCACTATGTTTCTTTATGAGCTTAAAAAGTGCATAGAGTTAGGAGGAAACTTAATGTCAAGAATGAAATAAGTTCCGCTTAACTTTATGCTCTTGAGTTACGAGTCAAATATGATGATCAACAACATTTATTAACAAAGAATGATGATGTGAGATGCTGGAAATGATGTTGTTTTAACGACGACCCCTTCCTCGTCCTCTACCGCCTCGTCCACCTCCACGACCTCTGCCACCACCACGACCACCACGTCCTCCTCGACctgaaattataattttttaGAATTATACGTGATTATCAATAGAAAACTACTCCTTTTCTATGGACAtttaaacaacaaacaataaaccAAGTCTAACCCCTTGACAACTACAGTTGTAAGCATGCTTTTATCAAATTTAGTATCAGCAAATCCAACGACTTATCCAAGTCCAACTAGGGCAAAGAAAATTCCTCTGACAAGAAAATGGAATAAGATACACGCGCAACTACACTTTGAAACAATCACTTCCTTAAATATTCAAGAAAACGACTCTAGAGACTTCCTGACATTGTTACACTTTATATATACTAAACAATTCAAAAATACTATGATTTATGAAAATTCATTGGATAGTGACAACAATATACACAACTATGCTTCATAACAATCGCTTTTGCAAAGGTTTTTCAGAATCCAACCTTCATTTTAGTTTTAGTGAAGACAAGATTATGTGATCCCCAGATAGTGCTGACAAACATACAAGACATTTAGATCTactaagaataaataaactagaggTACAACACGCCTGAACACCAGATATGTAtaaactgtttttgtttgaagATCAACTAGTTTCGGTTCAATATGAACCTTCATCACGATATACATATTAGAAAAATGTTAACTAAAAGTACAAAGTACAAGACATTTAGATGACAAGATACTGGTGTTGACGCTCGTGTGATCTTTTTCGTATCTgtacaatagaaatattgtcctacccatgattttctaagtccaaaaggggccataattcttgcaaaaagcaatgtagagttacggtacttggtgtgcagagtcagcttttaatatcaaataattgctccaagttttaaagcaatagctttgatagtttaggagaaaagttgacctgaacgcaaaaccaagaaatctgatattttccaagtccaaaaggggccataattcttgcaaaaagcaagatggagttatgtttcttgctgtacagagtcagctattgatggtgaataagtgtttcATGTTTTGgaggaaagttgacctaaacatcagacttaaccaggcaatgccaacgcCGCTgccaataactcatctttttttttgtaaaaaaagcagatgagctaaaaagatattATCAgacattttaagtaaaaagatATATACTCAGTATATATTACTGTGTTCTGTGTTAAAGTATGTAATTGCAATCCTGTTACATGCACCTTAAACCAAATTATCAAAATAGTTTTGTTCCTTAACCAACTTTTTCCCTGGAAGTACCGAACAAATTCAACACAAGTAGGACAGAAGACTTCAAACATACTGTCTTCAGTCCTCTATCCACAGAATGTTGTCGTAAATCATTAGATAATGAACTACTAAGTTTATACGACAGGCAGGAGAACTTGTAAGAAAAACAGCCATATTGAGGCTGCTATTTATGTATAATTCCAAAACTATTTCCACTGTCAGAGTTGACTTTGCTTTCAACCAATAACATTTACAGAAGaattcaatttaaacaaaaaaactatTGGTTATTACCTCCTCTGTCATCACGTCTACCTCTGCTGTTAAATCTGCCTTTTGGAGCGTCATCTATTAACAATGTATCAAGAGGTAAACTGTCTGGCAGAATGTAGTATCGGATATTGTTTCCACGGATACTTAATGAATCCAATTGCACTGCGTCTTTGTTCTTTACtgtcattttgacagcttttaGATGTGTGTTCATACTAACATCAACTcctgaaattaaatatatatttgtgtacTAGCATGTGATAAAACAATATATGGTATACTCCGTATAGCATGGTTTTACACCATTTTTCTACACCTGATCTCAGGACAAGTAACTCAAGGTAGTCAGACAGAGACCCTGGCAGTCCATAGTACTTTTAAGTAACTGTAACCTTTATTCTAGACTTTTACACTTAACATGAACAGACAAAGAAATCAAAGCAGATTTAGCTGTTATTATGAGCccttgaaattttcaaatttttacagCCAGTTACAATTTCCTTAAACAATACCCAAAATAGCTGACACTTGTTTTGTGGAAACAACCTTAATCAGAAATTAAATTCAATGGCTAATGTTTTATGAACTGTTGCAAGTTCCGAACACTAAATTTACATGTCCAAGTCTGTATCTAACTGATTGTTagtagaaacaagagcaccgcttgATTTTTTCCTATATCGTAACTTAGGGATTGTTTAACAGTGTGCAAGGCTACCTTAGTACTGTGGATGACCCATGAGAAGAACTTTGTTTAcaacaaaattattaattttacacATTAAGGACTGTAATGACCCACTTGTTTTCACAATGACATAGCTCTTAAATTTTGTGTAACTAAGAATTCCTCTAACCAGAAGATGTTTTCAAGGGTAGGGCACTTACAGGTTACAAAGTTACAAACCAAGAGTTTCTACATAACAAGAGCAGTCTGTTGACAGcgtgcttgactattcgaagaagtGATGGaaatatggggtcaaaatattacgagagattttcagacaaaagaaaaagaatagataagacaaacaatataTCTGCATTTGTGAATTtagataagtcttgcactatatggcaatgtgtgaccatgatcgTAAGCaacttttcaaagtttcaaagccatatatcaaacagttcagacaaaatatggaatggtatgcgaaactttaATAACTAATTTCcttgtcaaaaaagggccataagtgAGCTAAAGTCAGGGTTGGCAAGTATTTCCCGGGGGCAGGAATTACCACAGGTATTTCCCGGTAATTCCCGTCCCGGGAAATGATCCAAATTTCACAAAAGTGGGAAATAGTGGCAAATActcaatatttgaaaatttctggcatgaaaaattactttttaatataaattaattcaataaatttgcaaacattttagtCACATTGATAAattagaagtaaacaaatgtaTGCTAGTTCAATACATGCATGGTCTGACTGGCTAGGAGTGGAACACTCAATTGGTCCATTACATTTTGCTGTATGTGCTGTTAAACGGTCACTCTTGCCACTTACAACTGTCTTACAGTCTTTACAAGTCACAGTCTTTTTAGAACCATCTTCAAAAACATCGTAAAAATGCCAAACTGGATCCTTTGGCTTGAACCTCTTcatgtttaccctttcacttaCAAAATCTAACTGGTTATGTGATATGAGTGAGATACCGTCGGACCACGATTAGTGACCATGATCAGAAATCAGCAGAGCTGAAGCTTGATTAAGCATTGTATTACCAGTCAGACAAATACAGCTTCAGGCTAATAGATTACCTATACATTGTACAGGTAACTGATTATGACAATTGAGGGGCCGACATAGTGTGAAAAGAGTATTAGTCCCAGTTATTGTGAAAAGGTGTTAATAATGTATAATTAGGCATCACAATGTGATGCTCTGATTCTCAATAGCAATAGGCATTTTtggtaaacaaaaaagaaaaaaaaaacaattgaaataaaaatttaggacttgattttagtacatttagtgcttaaaaagaatatttatattatttgtttttaattgagagaaatatttcatgttaactgAATTACATTTGTTTAAGTCTCTGCTCATACAATGAGATGTTGACTTTTCCCCACTATTTCCCACTTTTTTCCCGGGAAATACCTGTATTTCCCACTATTTTCCTGTATTTCCCACTGTCCTGGTAAAAACTAGTATTTCCCGCTTTTATGCCAACCctggctaaagtccttgtcctgtagtcttgcctacatatgtagactatgatggtaaacaagtggtaaaagtttcaaagctttataaaTCTCAAAAggctttgtcaaaatgtggattgGTACGAAAATCttgtgtgacgccgacaccggcGCCACGGTGAGTAGGATAgttctacttattctttgaatagtcaagctaaaaatgacaaaGGTACTATACATCTTGAACCTTTTTAGTGCagaatgtttaaaaatgaattcCAAACAGAAGTAAAAAGCATTAAGTTACCTACCTGTTATTGTCCCATGTACTTGTGTTCCATTTTTCAACTCTATTGTGACAGTTTCAtggctaagtttcatcaaaaacctgaaagaaatattaattataaagtACTGTTAACTACTGAAGATGGATATAATAGATTGTCAAAACACACTTGTTTTCCAGTGATTGAATATGTTACAAACTATTTTACTGCTTTTTTGAACATTTGTGATTTTTTCCTTCTAGTTGCTTTGAACCCTATTTTTTGGAGAACATGATCAGTCATTCAGTGTCCTCGAGTTTGGaattttaaggatattttttgGTTTATCTAAGTGACTTACCGGTAGTTACACTAATGGAAATTTTACAAGGTGCCAATGTCGCTCACCTGATCTGAacaatttgaccttgaatatgtCATCATATATTGTATGATTAGAAGAGTTCAatgattttcttgtattttataatttttagctctggtTTAATGAAATGGGCCTTGAAAGCAAAAGTATGTAAATAAACTTGAGAAAGGTCCATACAAGGATAACAAAGACGAGATGTTAACCTTTATGCAGaggtcgtttaaaggtttttccatgTATAGCAATGACGGCCCATAAAAGGGGACAAACAGAACAGTCTGAACAAACTAATGAGAGGTCCATACAAGGGCAACCTACTTGGAAAATCTATCGAGCTGCTCAAGAGTAGTTGCCtgaagattttaatatttttgcctTGGGCTGACTCTAGAAGCTTGAATGGAAAAGTTAAAATAAAGGAGGACTCTTACAACCATAGATACTTGTGTATAATGCACAGTTTTCTGACCCCCACCCCAGACCACACCCAAATCGCGGGTGTGTATTATCCACACGTACagacaattttcaaatttcaaaacaatgcagggcctcctctgccaCTGGCCAgtgtagccaaatgctacaaattcaaagaacttgctacagatttttgaaagagGCGACAAGAACTTTATTAAAATGTGaccaaatttcagcaattcagcttcaaTTTGTCAATTTTTCTCAAAAAGTGGCAACAATATTCTGAGGCCTAGTGGAGGCCCTGGAATGTTTGATTTTTCCTTatgcaaaattaattttatacaaatataattgcagggttctcgccaggctattatcgcctgtcgcgtgcgacatgccttcagactttgagttgtatattcgacatcccttatttcccccgtcatcccttaattgccgaagcgacatgtcataaaatcatcctaataaacaccccgattaattcgatagtgtattcgaaaagcttccatgtgctacccgatagtttaggtaaagcgatgccagttaagataaccgataaaccaatgacagcttcctatatgtggaacgtgtgacgtaaatttcatcgtagctccgcctttaaatcctttgacaggcggcatcttgtgatgtgtacatgaaagtaactgttttcgcaagttttaagattatacatgtcattagatataatgacagatgattaAACAACTAtcgtccgaatgtttttcgcaatcaaggaaagacaatgtaaggaattaagtcaaaaattgtgcaacacggtaaaatgcttttgaacaattatcgccttaatattaatgtttttcacatgtatgaaatgtgttttctcgggcggaatatcgaaacgacaatgcaagaattaatgttttctgtcgtcactttcaaaatagaacttgtagagaaaagtttgaaataccctccgtgcattatttcaacacgaacggacactttggtagaaccaccgaccttccgtaagccagctggatggcttcctcacatgaaaaacctcacatgaagaattcaacgccccgagtgaggttcgaacccacatcgatgaagggcaagtgatttgaagacagcgaccttaaccactcggccacggaggcccgggtcacaatttcagaatccctcccagccacgccaaatggccattgatccaaaatggaaaccagcgtttcactggatgacagtctcagattgtgttgttttacatgtatgtacaacaaacagttgacattttcaaaaacctaaaatggataagttttcagcaaataaactccgcagaaatagaagacataaactttaaaatacaaatagatctgtgtgcagtgctaaaattgtgttgttttatgtacaataaatagtaaatgaacatttttagcaacttaaaattgatgaatttttaattgtcattcagcaaataactccataggatttttatgacctaatatcttttcttgttgtacatgtaaatgatgcttattaatcaatgaaaataccactatgtttttcactctgaaatgcaccagaatgcaccaaaatgagttgtagtaacacaaaattttctggggtgacccccataccccccatgcaggaggggacacccctcccgcacccacccctttgctcgtcaaaaaatatccttctgcaacatgccttcagaaaatcctggctagaaccctgaattgtattttgaaaacagaaaaatcataaaaatattttcccatatcatgctagacacgattgattctgcctttgcaaacagtgtagatcatgatccgtctcggtagcctagtggtagagcgtccgcttcgagtgtgggaggtcgtgggttcgatccctggccgcatcataccaaagacgtaaaaaatggtactagtagcttccttgcttggcactcagcattaagaggatagtgccaggactggtcagcccggtgtcagtataatgtgactgggtggggtatcatgtcatgtgcctacagcgtgatattccagtgaggcagcactatatatatatataataccagATTAtatgaagttgggcattgtgctcactgagcactacaagtagacaccgtcgttcatatgactgaaaaattgagaaagacgttaaacccgaacacacacacacgatcagcttgcacatctgtgcagtctgatcatgatctacactgtttgccattcagtcagtttctttttggcaagtaccccttttaacagtcaatggtactttccaaactgaaagatggacaagttcattatagaaatttagcaggataatgGTTCAACTTCAACTATCTACTGTCAAACAATCGTCTTTTCGATTATGAAAGGAAACAGTGTTTTAGTCAAAAATGTTACGTGCAAAGAAAAGATAAAAGACCCAAAGTATACAGTTAAAAACAGTAGATTATAGTATTAGAGAGAGTGTGAGTCCAGCCCcagggcttgagctagggagcgacttgagtgaaa
Protein-coding sequences here:
- the LOC123549748 gene encoding small nuclear ribonucleoprotein Sm D1-like — encoded protein: MKLVRFLMKLSHETVTIELKNGTQVHGTITGVDVSMNTHLKAVKMTVKNKDAVQLDSLSIRGNNIRYYILPDSLPLDTLLIDDAPKGRFNSRGRRDDRGGRGGRGGRGGGRGRGGGRGGRGRGRGRR